A part of Gemmatimonas groenlandica genomic DNA contains:
- the rfbB gene encoding dTDP-glucose 4,6-dehydratase → MSRSLLITGGAGFIGGNFVHYWSARYPADVVIVLDALTYAGNIATLRTLIDRGRVHFAHGDINDITLVDALLRQHDVDTVVHFAAETHVDRSITDPSAFVRTNVLGTQVLLEACRRVWCEHGAWRAGARFHHVSTDEVYGSLDADDPPFSETTPVAPNSPYAASKASADHFVRAYAHTYGMTASISNASNNYGPYHFPEKLIPLTIVNALHGERIPVYGDGQQIRDWLYVDDHCAAIDLILHSPHGSVTYNVGGRAEHRNLSIVRQLCALLDERFARDASLATSFPDCPASRGVDCASLITFVDDRLGHDRRYAVDPSRIAARLGFEPRETLASGLARTVDWFLTNEAWWQR, encoded by the coding sequence GTGTCGCGCAGCCTGCTGATTACTGGGGGCGCCGGCTTCATCGGCGGGAACTTCGTGCACTATTGGAGCGCGCGGTATCCCGCCGACGTGGTGATTGTGCTCGACGCGCTCACCTACGCTGGAAATATCGCCACGCTGCGAACACTGATCGACCGCGGGCGTGTGCACTTCGCACATGGTGACATCAACGACATCACGCTGGTCGACGCACTGCTCCGCCAACACGACGTCGACACGGTCGTTCACTTTGCCGCGGAAACGCACGTTGACCGGTCGATCACCGATCCGTCGGCCTTTGTGCGGACCAACGTCCTCGGCACACAGGTGCTGCTCGAAGCCTGCCGGCGCGTCTGGTGCGAGCATGGTGCCTGGCGCGCCGGCGCACGCTTCCATCACGTCTCGACCGATGAGGTCTACGGGTCACTCGACGCCGATGATCCGCCGTTTTCCGAGACGACCCCCGTTGCCCCGAATTCGCCGTACGCCGCGAGCAAGGCAAGCGCCGATCATTTCGTGCGCGCATACGCACACACGTATGGGATGACCGCGTCGATCAGCAACGCCTCGAACAACTACGGGCCGTATCATTTTCCCGAAAAGCTGATTCCGCTCACGATCGTCAATGCGCTGCACGGCGAACGCATTCCCGTGTACGGCGATGGACAGCAGATCCGCGACTGGCTGTACGTGGACGACCATTGCGCTGCGATCGACCTGATCCTGCACAGTCCCCACGGGAGCGTCACCTATAACGTCGGTGGTCGTGCCGAACACCGGAATCTCAGTATCGTGCGCCAACTCTGCGCGCTGCTCGACGAACGGTTCGCGCGTGATGCGTCACTCGCCACGAGCTTTCCGGACTGCCCGGCCTCTCGTGGCGTCGACTGTGCGTCACTGATCACCTTCGTTGACGATCGCCTCGGCCACGACCGCCGCTATGCCGTCGACCCGTCGCGCATCGCAGCGCGCCTCGGCTTCGAGCCTCGCGAGACACTCGCCTCCGGCCTCGCGCGCACGGTTGATTGGTTCCTGACCAACGAAGCCTGGTGGCAACGATAG
- a CDS encoding THUMP domain-containing class I SAM-dependent RNA methyltransferase, translating into MSKPHKPDNYIPARPARPARATRPNTTPIPTELPSGFDAFAIAAPGLAPLVAAECVALGVTPRDVSPAGVSFNATAEQLFTVNLWSRLASRVLVRLAEFEARDFATLEKMAARVPWHQVLSPGAAVRLRVTCRKSRLYHSDAVAERVARGITNSIKGAQALGRARDDEEDDDGNTQLIVVRFDHDRCTISADSSGALLHRRGWRQAIAKAPLRETLAAAMLAACDWNGQMPLVDPFCGSGTIGIEAALRIRRMAPGLGREFVMEQWPGADAPMHARVRTAAKAEQLPSMGVPIVMRDRDAGACKAAVANAERAGVLQDLVIEQGSLSDTSLDAIGTAGLLLTNPPYGLRISDGADLRSLYARLGDVVRAGGRAWQLGLLVPDRVLAAQTRLTFDAVLRTANGGLPVEVLLSRV; encoded by the coding sequence GTGTCAAAGCCGCATAAGCCCGACAACTACATCCCCGCGCGACCGGCCCGACCGGCTCGCGCCACCCGTCCGAACACCACGCCGATCCCCACGGAGCTTCCGTCGGGCTTTGATGCGTTTGCGATTGCCGCCCCTGGGCTGGCCCCGCTGGTGGCGGCCGAATGCGTCGCGCTGGGGGTCACGCCCCGCGATGTCAGTCCGGCCGGCGTGTCCTTCAATGCCACCGCCGAGCAGCTGTTCACGGTGAACCTGTGGTCGCGATTGGCGAGCCGCGTGCTGGTGCGTCTGGCAGAGTTCGAGGCGCGCGACTTTGCGACGCTCGAGAAGATGGCGGCGCGCGTGCCTTGGCATCAGGTGTTGTCGCCCGGCGCGGCCGTGCGACTGCGCGTGACCTGTCGCAAGTCGCGGCTCTATCACTCGGATGCGGTGGCCGAACGCGTGGCGCGCGGCATCACCAACAGCATCAAGGGCGCGCAGGCGCTCGGTCGGGCCAGGGATGACGAGGAGGACGACGACGGCAACACGCAGCTGATCGTGGTGCGCTTCGACCACGATCGGTGCACGATCAGCGCCGACAGTTCAGGCGCGCTGCTGCATCGACGCGGCTGGCGTCAGGCCATCGCGAAGGCGCCGCTGCGCGAGACGCTGGCGGCGGCGATGCTGGCCGCCTGCGATTGGAACGGTCAGATGCCGCTGGTGGACCCCTTCTGCGGCTCGGGCACGATCGGCATCGAAGCGGCGCTGCGCATCCGTCGCATGGCCCCCGGGCTCGGTCGTGAGTTCGTGATGGAGCAGTGGCCCGGTGCCGATGCGCCCATGCACGCGCGCGTCCGTACAGCCGCGAAGGCCGAACAGCTGCCCTCGATGGGCGTACCGATCGTGATGCGCGACCGCGATGCCGGCGCGTGCAAGGCGGCCGTGGCCAACGCGGAGCGTGCCGGTGTGCTGCAGGATCTCGTGATCGAACAGGGCTCGCTGTCGGACACGTCGCTCGATGCGATCGGCACGGCCGGCTTGCTCCTGACCAATCCGCCGTACGGACTCCGCATCAGTGATGGCGCTGATCTGCGATCGCTGTACGCCCGACTGGGCGACGTCGTACGCGCCGGAGGCCGCGCGTGGCAGCTTGGGCTTCTGGTGCCCGATCGCGTGCTGGCCGCGCAGACACGCCTCACGTTCGATGCGGTGTTGCGCACGGCGAATGGTGGACTGCCGGTCGAGGTGTTGTTGTCGCGGGTGTAG